The Anas platyrhynchos isolate ZD024472 breed Pekin duck chromosome 10, IASCAAS_PekinDuck_T2T, whole genome shotgun sequence genome segment TGTCTGGAGAAGATAActataaatactatttttatgGAGATGTCTGTAATAACTATAACAAAGCTTAGCACTGTCCCTATAAGTGGTAATtactttaattctttttaaaatatcagtagtttaatagaaacaaaatattttttctgactCACCACCTTGTGCTTAGTGTCAGATAAGAGTAGTAATTCAGGCATCGTGGAAACTTTGAGATTCAGTGTTATAGTAAGCTGACATTTAGAAGTTGTCCTGGTGAGATTTCAATAAACAACTGGATTTATTGCGCTGAGACTGCAGGCTGAGAGGTAACCCATCTTTGCCTTTCGAACATCTTTAGTTATGTAAAAAGGGATGCTTTACTTTTGGAAACTGAGATAAGAATTTGCTGGCAAAATAAATGTTGACatctttcaattttcttttgtagGTATTCCAGGGACTGCTGCTGTTGGTTTGAACTGTGTTTGGCACAATTTGGAGTACATGGTTTGTAAGTGGCATCCTGGAGAGAATGCAAGTAGCGATACCAATTACACTTTATTCTACTGGTTCGTATTAACTTTTTGTTGCCAACCCTGTTAGTGTTAATCTGTAGTTTTACATTACTTAAGTTTTACTACTTTATTTCCTGTTGTTTTGAAAGATCCCAAAAGCACTGCATACAAGTTAATGTTGGGTCCTGTCCAACAGAAAATTTAGCAACTGAAGAAGTTGCCGCTACTGAGTCTGTTTGGGAAGCTGATATGTTTATTATGTGAACGATTTACTGCTTCTGtagctctttttaaaaataactgctatttattttctatttttttctaattgtggATTTAAACAAGGAGAAAGAACTGCACTAAAACAGTATATTCATTCCTTTCTTTAAAGCCCAATAAGCATGGGCCATTTAAGTCAGAATCACTCACTAATTCATATATCAGCTCTTAAATCATTGGAAAATGGTATGGAAGCATTAACATCTAGTAGTTTTGTTTGTATCTTCTTTGTCATAAATCACTGATTTGCAATGAAAGTAATGAACATCTTTTTATCATCATCCATGCTTGCAAGCTGACTGCCATAAATAGACTCTTGTTCCAAAGGAACAGAGTTGTGGTGTGAGCAAAAACTTGGCAGCAAGATCTGTGCACACTAATCTATGCATACTTCTGCATGTTGATGGGGCTTGTGAAATGCCAGGTTGTATTTGTTTCTGTAGAAAtattgaagttttatttttgtaagtcCCTTGTTGTAGTTCTTAAATCAGCTTTGTGTCTTATCTGAATGGACTAAATAAAACTTTCCCTCCTCAGTGTCAGTCTCACAGACTAACTGTTCTATTTAATGCAATTTGACAGCAAATAGCGGAAAACTTCTTGCATTAGTTAAATGCTTGTAGGACTGTTTTCTAACGGTCTAAACTGATAAACAAAAAAGCCTTCTGTGAGTATTACATCAACAGTAACAATGAGAAGTTGAAGATCTGAATTTGTAGGTATATGGATACTTACTGGACTAATGCTTTAGATAAGAGCTAAATGCTTTGATCTTATCCCTTAATATAAAAGATGTAGCTGCAGCAATGTCAGAGTGATTCGATTACTGCTGCTTAACTGAATTTAtgacaaaaataattgaaagtcaaacaccttttctccatttcagTCCAACATTTTgcttaacaaaaagaaaaagatactcTAAAATTTTAAGGCTGAAAACTAAGGAAACACTTGATTTTTTGACTAAAAGATGCCTTTTCTATAATGCAGGAGAggtcagttttgttttttttactaagaaatgactgaaaaatgacctgaaaaaatactgcttcattttattttacgttatttttctttaatgttttattctaaAATGTATCTTTTCATCCAAAGTGAATATAATTATAACAATTGCATAGAACAAACAAATCCTGACAGTACAGAGGAATAATTGCTGAAACAGAGGCTTACTAGAGCAGGTTGATGTCCTTACATAGTGCTGTCTGCTCTGAATGCCTCTCAACTTCGTCAGACCTGGAGTAGAGAGATGAGAAggacagataaaaaaaaaaaaaggggggggggggcctgaAAACAGGACAGGCAATTCTGGCTTTGGCATCCCCTATATAAAGCAGTGTGAAATAGGGGGATTTTACTCCTACTGTGCTCCTAAATTGATCCCTGGTTACTGGTTTGAGAGACTGATTCCCTAATTTTCTATGGAGGAAAAGCTACTGGAATATTTTCAGTGGAATCTAGGGAAGACAGAAACAAGGAAGAAGGTAGACATTGCTTCTCAGTTATAGGAAGTGAATACgacattttgaaaagcaaatacaTGAAGTAGGTGAAACTTGACCATCTGAAGCAAGAGCAGCAATGCCTAAGGCATTGCTAAAGGCTGTTGGTGATTTCATCCTGTTACAAGTGAAATTCTGTTGATGGGAAGTGATCCAGATTGgtttgatttctatttttttttctcctgatgttgttttgcaccggGGAAAATGTGAACTCAAGCTGAAAACAACCATTATCTTTGCTTGGATATATAAACACTGTGACCTGTCTCTCATTCTGATTTTGCACactttatgaaaataatattcttcCTAAAGCTTGATATAAATGAGAAGCATCTTACTTTGTTTAGCTTTAGTTTTATATATGTTATAGTACATTACAAGATCAGTCTTTAGAATTCATAACAGGTTTAAAAAGTAAGCTTACTCCCTGCTGTCCTATTCTTttgaatttcttaaaaatatatatattatttttattcctataGGTTTGATGGTTTGAAAAATCCCAAGAAATGCAAAAACTATTCAATAAGCCAAGGAAGCTTTGAATGCACATTCAGTCTTACCTTCCCAAGGTTTACTAATACTTACCCAGTTATCAGTATTTTGATTAGAGATGATTCAGAAGAAATTAGGCCTGTGTGTGCAAGTAAAAATCCTACCACCCTTGGTAAGTTTAATGTCACatagtgtgtgtggggggaagaGTGGGGTAGGGAATAAAGCTTGCTGGTATATCAGTGTGCTTGAGAAGCTTGCCGCTTGTAAGCTGTGGATCAGACAACATGGTATGTTCTCTTCTACTGATCTTTTGATTTAGAAATTAAGTAGATAATCTACAGTTTTTTATTGGGAggtgggtggttttttttgtcatttgttttttgcTCTCTTCTACTCCTGCTGTTccattgtttttattcttttattttttttggtgctagcttttttcctctttctgttgcTAAATTGTATGCATAATATGTGTAATAAGTGTATGCATAATAGGCCATACAGGACTTCTAACCACATTTGTATCCAgtgaaatataatttttaattatttctattttatatttcagtaCAACCTGCTACACCAAAAATAGTTGAACTATCATATGTTAATGGTGGAATATATCTACAGTGGAGTGAATCAGACGCCTTTCCAGCAAACTGTCTCTATTATGAACTGAGATATCACAATGGTGATCTGACTGTTGCTCAGACAATTCGAGTAAGTTTTCATTACTTACAGTTAACAGTGtggtttttttcctgtgcatctTCTATAATTTGTATTGATGTTCATAGtgaattttctgtttgaaaaagaATGATTGCATATGCTGCATGTGAATGTGTCTGTCTATTGTACTAGCTGAAACTTGTGTAGAttgaatatgtttttcttccacatGCTAGTTTTCTGGTAGTAATATCTATCCAACATAATCCGTGTTTGTCTTCCAAATCTTTACCATCTATTATTGCAAAGCAATAACATGTAAAGATTCTCTGATAAAGAAGTATTTATTAAACCAAATAGCACTTGCCTGGGAATATACTGCAGTGTGTATAACCTGTTTACTTCTCTTTGGTATGGAACTTTGGTCTGTTCTTGTTGTATTTGCATGCTATTGGTCTGCTCTCTGCCTTAGATGATATGACTCAATACcataaagcaaaattaattgcTGATGCACAAAAGAGCACAAAGTGATACAGAAAGTCAAGGGGATGAAAAGACTGAGGGTAGGAGGcaggggtggaaaaaaaaagtgtgtactCTTAGATATGCTAATTTTGacatataaaaaatattgtCTTTGGTGTCTGGATGTACTCATGCCTGAATATGCGTAATCAGCCTGACTGCTGTCTGATCAGAATGGTAAACAATATggtaaatttaaaagaaaagtgtcagtcttctcctgcagagcttCTAGTTGTGTGTACAACCTAAAATTTAGCAAACCTGAATTACATCAACATTCAGAAAACAGGCCTCTTGGATCAAAAATAAGTGAAGTTCCATCTCAGACATCTGTAGAGGCATCACAGAAGACTTTTGCATGGTCAGAATTAGATCAACATTGTTACCCTGACAGAGAGGGGAAGGCAGTGTAAATCAGGtgtttctcaaaaacaaaacaaaaagctctgcTCCAGACGTAGTCTTACTTTAATCATTTATGCCAAATGGTGTATAATAGGTATAGCACTGAGTCAGTTCAAATCTTAGCTTTGGAATCTCTATTTAGGCAGTCTTTGCAGGTTAAATGCTATTACATCCTTTTTTTAAGAAGTTTGGTATTCACAAGATCTTCCATCTAAACATCAAGAATACATTAACTGCATGATGAAAATGGGCTCATAAATGACTGAGAATATGTTAGTAATCGAACAACCTCAATAACCTTCTATTTGTATCCTAGGTTACATCTAATCGTACATCAATTCCTAGTGTTGATTTTAATAGCAAGTATACCTTCCAAGTAAGAGCACAACCAAAGCCTGAGTGTTACAGCAGCAAGCTCTGCAGTGAATGGagtgaagaaaaaagtattGGTGAGAACAGTTGTTCCTTGAATTTGaacttcatttttcatctgttagTAATCTCATACTTTTGTCTGCTAAGTAAATGGGAGTCCAAGATTGTCTTCCTATGTACTAGAAAGGGACTTCTGTTACTACATGCACTAGGATATATATTGATGGGGTTGCTATCCATTTAGCTGTGCAATAACTTCTTTCTAGAGCTGTTGATTTTTCAGACCCAACTCTGTTTTTCATCGTCTTATCAACTGTCTTTACATTATAACATATTTTGAGAAATGAGTTCTTGCCTACAAGTTAGTGTATTTGAAAAACATTCTCTGAATTAGAAGCTTGATTTATTGTCACTATtcccagaaagcttcccaacacATCCCTAAACTTCAACAATTTTTGTATTCCAGGTGAGAATCCAGACTCTACattctattttgttttaatagtcACCATTCCATTAGTAGTAGCAGTATCTACAATAGTCCTACTAGTTTACCTTAAGAGGTAGgtaattattttattgtcaATACGTTatttctgattaattttttGACTTCCATTATCTCTTCTAGATAACTGCCCATATTGTTACATGTTTCAACAGTAGCTGTTTTCTGAGTAACATGCATGAATAAGAAAAATGGCAACACAATCATACCTTAGTCATCAGTGTTATAGACCAAATACATTCTCTGTTTCCACTTTGGTAACATTGCTTATATTTGCTTACAGTTAGATTCTTGTAGCATGGACATTACATCCCCTCTCTTTAAGCAATGAAATCCAAATACAAAATTaagctaatatatatatattttatgggATTAAAAAAATGGGCTACAATTGCACAGAGGATAAAGGCTAGCCAGTGGTATCAAAGCTGATTCCACACATTTTCTTGACTGCACCCGGGTATTACTTTGAAAtagtgatttttaaattaatatgtCTTTCTtctaaagcttttctttttaattttctgaaggCTTAAGATATTAATTCTTCCACCAATCCCGGACCCTAGAGAAATACTTAAGCGCATGTTTGGAGAGCAGAATGAGAATCCCCAGGTTAGTAAAAAGCTGTTTGGACACCTTGTCTGTTGAGCTGGAATCTATAaatttccagttttcttttccatactAAAAAATAACCACTTAATATATGTAAGTATATCATGCAGACAAAGTATTTACAATGGAAAGGGTTGTACTGAAACAATTTCCCAAAACAGAGaggtttttttcctcaaattgcTTATATTCTTCTAGATACATTAATAGAATTTCATTATTCTGCTACTTCACAGCCTGCTAGGCCCTCAAATTTAGTTTGGGTCTTTTGCAACTGCACTAAACTTTTCATGAACATTAAGGTCTTTGCTCATGCCTCATATTTATGATGCTGAATAAAGCTACTCATATTTGACTTCCAGAAACTTCCACTTGGCCATCAGGATCATAACTGCTGTAGTTGTTGCACTTTGTCTTACAAGTGCTTTGTCACAAGTAACACTGTTCTTGCCTCAGAGTATTATCTTGATCTTCTCTGTCTGTTCAGGGTCTCTGAAAACCGGGCTAAGTGCATACATTGTCACTCATCTGCCTTCCCGCCTGGCCTTCACACATTAGCTGTAGTTGGGATTACTCTGTTAAGGTAGAGGCCAACCTTCAGTTCTTCCTTGTCACCAGAAAGCATAACCCTTCTGTCAGCTGGGACTAAGTTATGCCCCTGAGAAAAATGATTTCTTGCCCAGTTATCTTTGCCTTTTCACCATAATACATACTGTATGTTGTGAAACTGGTCTTACTTTTGGGGGGTTGAAAAAAACAATACTTACTATGAAGgaattctgtttaaaatgttGTTGTTCTCTTTCAGAGCTGTGCAAAGGATGATTCTATGAATGCTTATGACAAGTTaatcaaggaagaagaaattcattctttaattttaacagaaacTACAGAATCCTCtaattctgaaaaagaaaaccgATAAACTCTGCCTCCCCAATGATAGATAAGGAAAGACTTTCATTCTTGCTACTTTACCTCAGGTGACAATGTAGATGTGAAGAGGCCTGCGAGACATTCACCACCAACTTCTGCCTTATGGAGCCTTTTCTGAGCCTTATTTCTTTGCTCAGAAGATGAGTTGCTGATGTTGGCCGTTCCTCCATCTCTGCTAGAAAAATTCATCTTGGATCATTTGAGATGAATATGTACATAAATTTCATCTAACTGCATTGCAGCATCTCTTGTTCTAGCTCCAACCAGCTCTGCCTTATTACTTGTTATTTGCACTTGTTTTTGAGCCTCACAATAGACTGTAAATGTTGGCTTTTCTTGGTTTCATTGTTTTTagggttttgctttgctttatgttTTTGGAGCAAGCACTGTGACTTTAAAGTATTTGGCTCTGTTTTGCGGCAGGTGAGACAACTTGCTTGCAGTAGGTGAGCTGTCTCTACTAATACACAGAACTGTTGCCAGATAGGATACCAGAGCAATGGACCATTTGTGAATGGCTTATTTTGAGTGCtacagggctttttttttttttttttttttcaaaggacaTTAATAGACTGACATTCATAAGCTTTTAGCTGATGTGTTTCAGCTGTGGGCTGATCAAACCCAATAAGAggattgctttttctttaaaaatgtgtgtgaaAAGCCTCATCACCTTATGGCAGGTATTCAGACTATTCATataaaaggcttttattttttttattctttcaagtGCCTGTTTTCAGATCTGAGGCCTTCATGAACATCTTGGGTTAATCacactttaaaattataaaaagaacTCTTTACCTCTGTTGTGCAGTGGCTGATACCTCTGTATTGACTGTCACCGGACTGTGATTCTTCTTTGGCCATATTGGCCTGAAAGTATATGATTTTTAGAAGCTGAGTCATCTGTCATCTGTCCAGCAAAATTACCAGGATGGACGCATATGTCCAAGGAACTGTGTACAAATTACTGAGAAAGATGCTAAACCACAGAAACTGATGAATTCAATGACTTTAAAATTCATCCTTACTGCTACGCTGATGGatttgtggaaagaaaatatgaCAACCTTGGCCTGCTTTCTTGGGGACgaattttattgtttctgtaGTGACAATGCTTTAATTTTAGCATCTTCTCTAAGGActtagcaattaaaaaaaaaagtgcttgttTGACTTCTAAAAAATTTTCTTGGATATTTGCTGCTGTAGCTTGATGacttttttggtttttaaatcatgaattgatttattttcatgtaacGGTTTTGTTTTGAGGTTTCTTTACCCAACAGAGTCCAACAGAAACTTTTTTGATACAACTGTGAGCATCTGAGTTCTGAGCATTGGTTTCTAACTTGTGCTGCAAGGATGTTAGCAGAAGTACTTTGTACTGGAGGCAGAAAGTAATGGGGAGAAAGGGATCCATACAGCTGCTTACTGTTGAGGAACTTGTTCATCCCAGTTCCCTCAATAGCTAAGTGCAAATACATTAGTCATTGAGACACAGATTCTTAGTAGACTGGGAAAAGATCTCCTCAGAGCTTCATTTGGAAACAAATTCTGTAGCCACTGAATGTTGTAAAATTCAGCCCTCTCCTCAAACTCAATTCAATCAAAATC includes the following:
- the IL13RA1 gene encoding interleukin-13 receptor subunit alpha-1, with protein sequence MDPSGPFGAALRGWLLLAVCWAAAAVAAAGAKVLPPPSNLNYSFIQICTLNWTWNPPENISSSCDLEYSSDIVIDEVPQNQRQWSKSLFRVTDTFLNEEMRFKVRSECKHDNASEPSRWVETSVLPKGIPGTAAVGLNCVWHNLEYMVCKWHPGENASSDTNYTLFYWFDGLKNPKKCKNYSISQGSFECTFSLTFPRFTNTYPVISILIRDDSEEIRPVCASKNPTTLVQPATPKIVELSYVNGGIYLQWSESDAFPANCLYYELRYHNGDLTVAQTIRVTSNRTSIPSVDFNSKYTFQVRAQPKPECYSSKLCSEWSEEKSIGENPDSTFYFVLIVTIPLVVAVSTIVLLVYLKRLKILILPPIPDPREILKRMFGEQNENPQSCAKDDSMNAYDKLIKEEEIHSLILTETTESSNSEKENR